A single genomic interval of uncultured Desulfobulbus sp. harbors:
- the cbiE gene encoding precorrin-6y C5,15-methyltransferase (decarboxylating) subunit CbiE: MSRIELIGISGQSLSSEQWPLLRRCTTIAVSRRHRPLLNGLLHPLIDIAPVAAMINQVEAALRDGDVAVLASGDPLFYGIGSTLIKHFGPERIRIHPALSAVQLACARFRITWDDLTLISLHGRKLEDIPGRLLRHPKVMLFTDSRNSPNAIASSVLATLAACEDHERIAHMRIRVAENLGLADERISQGNLREIAGRTFSPLNMMLIEQSLPLRPNFSFGLKEEEIRHSRGLITKNEVRAATLHQLRLPPQGILWDIGGGSGSVSLEAARLCPQLSIYTIEKKAEEQANIRANIRTFGTYSMHLVVGEAPEALAGLPTPDRIFIGGSGKRLEVILEAAVARLPPGGRIVVNAVLEQTQTTALACLQQLGLTVASSTLAVTRCSSPGSDPQAFNPITLITGDK; this comes from the coding sequence ATGTCACGGATTGAATTGATCGGTATCAGCGGCCAGTCGCTCTCCAGCGAACAGTGGCCGCTGTTGCGGCGCTGTACAACCATTGCCGTTTCCCGGCGCCACCGTCCCCTGCTGAACGGACTGCTGCATCCCCTGATCGATATCGCCCCGGTTGCCGCCATGATCAACCAGGTTGAGGCCGCCCTGCGTGACGGCGACGTGGCGGTGCTGGCCAGCGGCGACCCGCTCTTTTACGGTATCGGCAGCACCCTGATCAAACACTTCGGCCCGGAGCGGATTCGCATTCATCCGGCGCTGTCGGCGGTGCAACTGGCCTGCGCCCGTTTCCGCATCACCTGGGACGACCTCACCCTGATCAGTCTCCACGGCAGAAAGCTGGAGGATATCCCCGGCCGCCTTCTCCGCCACCCCAAGGTCATGCTGTTCACCGACAGCCGCAATTCGCCGAATGCGATCGCGTCCAGCGTGCTGGCCACGCTTGCGGCCTGTGAGGATCATGAACGCATAGCCCATATGCGCATTCGGGTGGCGGAGAACCTGGGGCTCGCCGATGAGCGGATCAGTCAGGGAAATTTGCGTGAGATAGCGGGCCGAACCTTTTCCCCGTTGAACATGATGTTGATCGAGCAGAGCCTGCCGCTCCGGCCGAATTTTTCCTTCGGCTTAAAGGAGGAAGAAATCCGCCATTCCCGCGGCCTGATCACCAAGAATGAGGTTCGCGCTGCCACCCTCCATCAGCTGCGCCTGCCTCCGCAGGGCATCCTCTGGGATATCGGCGGCGGCTCCGGCTCCGTCTCGCTGGAGGCGGCCCGCCTCTGTCCGCAACTCTCGATCTACACCATCGAAAAGAAGGCAGAGGAGCAGGCCAATATCCGCGCCAACATCCGCACCTTCGGCACCTACAGCATGCATCTGGTCGTGGGGGAGGCCCCCGAAGCCTTGGCTGGCCTGCCCACCCCGGACCGCATCTTTATCGGTGGCAGCGGCAAACGGCTGGAGGTCATCCTCGAGGCGGCGGTGGCCCGCTTGCCCCCAGGCGGCCGCATCGTGGTCAACGCCGTCTTGGAGCAAACCCAAACCACTGCCTTGGCCTGTCTGCAACAGCTGGGGCTGACAGTGGCAAGCAGTACCTTGGCCGTAACTCGCTGTTCCTCACCAGGGAGCGATCCCCAAGCGTTCAACCCCATAACCCTTATCACAGGCGACAAATGA
- the cobI gene encoding precorrin-2 C(20)-methyltransferase, translating into MSSEYLSPGTGHLYLVGVGPGDPELMTYKAVRILSKAKVWAVPSAKANGLSSAQQIAGQMVPDNGRTILHLHFLMKKVYLGQDTDDQQLSAWRKAADEVIHHLDQGEDVAFPTLGDATLYSTAFYLLAIIQEQRPDIHVTVVPGITAMAACAASQSTPLALGDDVLVVVPAAFEDERLRGILINLDAVVLMKVAKRIDELVALIEELGLIDSAVLIERSGMPEERVFTDIREARGLKLHYFSTMLIRKKKVQVKNGMQTIAA; encoded by the coding sequence ATGAGCAGTGAATATCTTTCACCAGGGACCGGGCATCTCTACCTGGTCGGTGTTGGCCCCGGCGATCCCGAACTGATGACCTACAAGGCCGTGCGTATTCTCAGCAAGGCCAAGGTATGGGCCGTCCCCTCAGCCAAGGCCAATGGCCTGAGTAGTGCCCAGCAGATAGCCGGGCAAATGGTCCCGGACAATGGCCGCACCATCCTCCACCTCCATTTCCTCATGAAAAAGGTGTACCTCGGCCAGGATACCGACGATCAGCAGCTCAGTGCCTGGCGCAAGGCCGCCGACGAGGTCATCCACCACCTTGACCAGGGCGAGGACGTGGCCTTTCCCACCCTGGGCGATGCCACCCTCTACTCCACCGCCTTCTACCTCCTGGCCATCATTCAAGAACAGCGGCCCGACATTCACGTGACCGTGGTCCCAGGTATCACCGCCATGGCCGCCTGCGCCGCCTCCCAGTCAACCCCGCTCGCCCTGGGGGATGATGTGCTGGTGGTGGTGCCCGCCGCCTTTGAGGACGAACGGTTGCGCGGCATTCTCATCAACCTGGACGCGGTGGTGCTGATGAAGGTCGCCAAGCGTATCGATGAGCTCGTTGCCCTGATCGAGGAACTGGGGCTGATCGACTCGGCGGTGCTGATCGAACGCTCCGGCATGCCCGAAGAGCGGGTCTTCACCGATATCCGCGAGGCCAGAGGACTGAAACTGCACTATTTTTCGACCATGCTCATCCGCAAAAAAAAGGTACAGGTAAAAAATGGAATGCAAACAATCGCAGCCTGA
- a CDS encoding precorrin-8X methylmutase, protein MVTLQQIAPEEIEAESFRIIERELGPTPFSPEEFAVVRRSIHATGDFSFAENIRFHPQAIAAGLSALRSGKNILIDVNMGASGISKGLLKRFGGQVICKVADEATVAKAKAEGTTRSDAAMALSVADNIGIVAVGNAPTALLKVMELIEQGRFAPDLVIGVPVGFVNAAESKDLLAQKQYPFITALGRKGGTPVAVAMVNALLRLA, encoded by the coding sequence ATGGTCACCCTGCAACAGATCGCTCCTGAAGAAATCGAAGCCGAGAGTTTCCGTATCATTGAACGCGAACTCGGCCCCACCCCATTCAGCCCGGAAGAGTTTGCCGTGGTTCGCCGCTCCATCCATGCCACCGGCGACTTCAGCTTTGCCGAAAACATCCGTTTTCATCCCCAGGCCATAGCCGCGGGTCTGAGCGCCCTGCGCAGCGGCAAAAACATCCTGATCGATGTCAACATGGGGGCAAGCGGTATCTCCAAGGGATTGCTCAAGCGATTTGGCGGTCAGGTCATCTGCAAGGTCGCGGACGAGGCGACCGTGGCCAAGGCCAAGGCCGAGGGCACCACCCGTTCGGATGCGGCCATGGCGCTCAGCGTTGCCGACAATATCGGCATCGTGGCCGTGGGCAACGCCCCGACCGCGCTGTTGAAGGTCATGGAGCTGATCGAACAGGGGCGCTTTGCCCCGGATCTGGTGATCGGCGTGCCGGTCGGCTTTGTCAACGCGGCCGAGTCCAAGGATCTGCTGGCGCAGAAACAGTACCCGTTCATCACCGCCCTCGGCCGCAAGGGCGGCACCCCGGTGGCGGTGGCCATGGTCAACGCCCTCCTGCGCCTGGCCTGA
- the cbiD gene encoding cobalt-precorrin-5B (C(1))-methyltransferase CbiD — protein MAQPSDRPLRSGYTTGACAAAAAKAAVRRLHGLIDESVEISFPDGSRHRFALCRVQLTQDGGAMATVVKDAGDDPDVTNGAEIGAEVHLLATPAAEQIVLVNGPGVGKVTKPGLPVPVGEPAINPVPRKMIHQAVTEALGECEQPASSLEVRIFVRDGEVLAEKTLNKRLGVIGGLSILGTTGIVRPISAKAWTDTIEASMQVARAAGLNEVILSTGRTSEAAVQRLLGLPEESQVMMGDYLHYALEAAGRHGFTRIHLAEMWAKLVKAALAVPQTHVRNGALETHQAADLLAGLGLDTTTSRQLHQANTAREIYEYLITMGRSDLVAAVSRKAKAQAEAWSGLPVRVYLVSSEQGVVHVTD, from the coding sequence ATGGCACAACCCAGCGACAGACCGCTGCGCAGCGGCTACACCACCGGTGCCTGTGCGGCAGCAGCGGCCAAGGCAGCGGTGCGCCGTCTGCATGGACTCATTGACGAGTCGGTGGAAATTTCCTTCCCGGACGGTTCCCGTCACCGCTTTGCCCTGTGCCGGGTCCAACTGACCCAAGATGGCGGTGCCATGGCCACGGTGGTCAAGGATGCGGGCGATGATCCGGATGTGACCAATGGGGCCGAGATCGGGGCCGAAGTGCACCTGCTCGCAACCCCGGCCGCGGAACAAATCGTCCTGGTCAACGGGCCGGGAGTCGGCAAGGTGACCAAACCCGGACTACCGGTCCCCGTGGGTGAGCCGGCCATCAATCCGGTGCCGCGAAAAATGATTCACCAGGCGGTGACGGAAGCCCTTGGAGAGTGCGAGCAGCCCGCCTCCTCCCTGGAAGTGCGCATCTTCGTCCGTGATGGCGAGGTGCTGGCGGAAAAGACCCTCAACAAACGGCTGGGTGTCATTGGCGGGTTGTCGATTCTCGGCACCACGGGCATTGTCCGCCCGATCTCGGCCAAGGCCTGGACCGACACCATCGAGGCCTCGATGCAGGTGGCGCGGGCAGCGGGTTTGAACGAGGTCATTCTCTCCACCGGACGGACCTCGGAGGCAGCGGTGCAACGGCTCCTGGGACTGCCCGAGGAATCCCAGGTGATGATGGGCGACTACCTCCACTACGCCCTGGAGGCGGCCGGACGTCACGGATTTACCCGCATTCACCTGGCGGAGATGTGGGCCAAGCTGGTCAAGGCAGCCCTGGCCGTGCCCCAGACCCATGTGCGCAACGGTGCCCTGGAAACTCACCAGGCCGCGGACCTGCTCGCTGGCCTGGGTCTGGACACGACAACCTCCAGGCAGCTGCATCAGGCCAATACGGCCCGGGAAATTTACGAGTACCTCATCACCATGGGCCGCAGCGATCTGGTCGCCGCTGTCAGCCGGAAGGCCAAGGCCCAGGCCGAAGCGTGGTCCGGCCTGCCGGTTCGGGTCTACCTGGTGAGCTCGGAACAAGGAGTGGTCCATGTCACGGATTGA